Below is a genomic region from Drosophila albomicans strain 15112-1751.03 chromosome 2R, ASM965048v2, whole genome shotgun sequence.
CGTAAACAATATATTCTAAGGCCTCGcgtaaaaaatgtttacatgTACTGTTGACAGCCAGTTGTAGTGAATGGCATAcacacttaattaaaattaggGAAGGAAATCTTTTTTTCAACTCCGTGTACACACTTTGCTTTGAACCAACCATAACACTTGCGTTGTCCGTGCCGATTCCAATCAAATTCCCAAggtttaatttaaagttgttaaGTTCCTGGCAGAGGGTGTTCGCAATCGTTTTCGCGTCGCCCTCCTCGAGCGGAACCAGGATAAAAATGTGGAAACCATGATGCTCCGTGTTGAACTAAAATAGTTTATACCAAGACctatatttaattgtgttttagGATGATTAGCATTTTAACTTACCAAGGGTCTTGCAGACACTTATATCAGTACTTTCATCAAGCAACAAGCTGTACTTGGCATCACCGATGTCCTCCTTTAATAACGATTTAAAGCTTGGAGcccaaatatttgttattatactGGTGCACTTTGTTCTATGAAGCTTTATAGCACCGCCATCCTGAAAATTTGTCCCTCACAACAATCCCAAATGGTCAATTGGGCTCACCGATGAATGCGCCGCAACATACAAAGACAATGCCGCCTCTTGCCGGCAGGTTTTTGGAGAGACAGATGGAACGAACGTTATTTTGTTCGTCTGTGAAAACGCAGATGACGAAGACTTGTGCTTATTTGTCTTGGCATGCGCGTGCAAATCCGAAAGCTTCGCATTAATGCTggatttgcaatatttgcaaaagcaTTTTTGATCATCAGCTGCATCCAAAGTTAGCCAATCCTTAAGTGGTGGGTCTTCCAACCAAGCATGTCGCGGTTTTTGCTTATAAACTTTTGGCATTTCAACTGTCACAGGATCgttttgaaaattgtgaaatacccaGATGGTGATGGTATAACACTAGtaaaaatcgataataatgtaaagatcttttggcatatcgatgttttttaccattgcaatgcaaaaatactgcaagGTTTTAAAGTGTGGCAtcgtaaaacataaaaattcaCAAAGTTACcagatgtttttaaaaaactaaagttccgtcatttttgttttgaaaatagcTATAATTCCCGCTACCCgctagttttcaatttatcccgcattttgcttttaaaaaccGTCAGATCTAGCGGGCAAATAGCTAAAGTGGCAACGCTGGTCGCGATAGCTTCGACTGGCGATGAGGCACATAGCCAACAGTAGTGTCATTTCCGCTTTTTGcgtgaaaaatatgaaaacagcgggcagcgggaatTCTGGATTTTTGACCaaatttaagcagcttttttttttagtttacttttactCAAATTTTAGtgatgtttaaattgaatttaacagctaaaatgttaaaaatgtatttctttcgacaaaatatcgatatttacttGGATCGAATAACTTACCTCAAAAGTTTGCACCTAAATTGGAGCGTCTTGCATCACTAACATTGTGAAATTCGCTTGCACTAAAACAAATTGACGATGCCAAAAGAAGTCTACAAGCTACGagtaattttgaattttttttcctgttatattttcttttctgataattgcaaaaattaacaaattcgtatgcaatccaaaaaatgaacgaatttatatattttatcataaaacagaacaagttgctaaaatcaatcttagctttTAATATAGTGCTAAcccaaagctttaagaataaccttcacttatttttatatccgctacccaatagggtagaagggtattataactttgtgccggcagcaaaatgtatgtaacaggtagaaggaggcatctccgaccctataaagtgtatatatattcttgaccagcgtcaacagccaagacgatctagccatgtccgtctgtgtgtatgaatatttttttttcgacagcctTTGCTATGTTTGTAcgtagatcaagtttgtttcaaatttttgccatcaGCGGTGTATGTCCGTTCTTATTGTGATCCTTAACGTTGGCGCCATGCTTCAGCAGTATTTTCATCACATCCACATGACCGCCCGCGCTGGCAACTATGAGCGGCGTGTTGCCAGtggcacaaaatataccatagacggcacaatttaccagattgtcggccaaagcaactaagagttctagtaagtaggcgtttttgcccatacaaaagtatttttttaataacttcgacaatctgatcgcaacccAATTTTCAGgtatcataactactatagtaattattgtatataccaaaattcgcaactctagctttaaaattacgctttttattCGATATTTTCGATTTGAGGGGGCGCAAGTGGACGTGGCAAAGATTTGAAACaagcttgatctgcgtgcaaacataacaaatgctgtcgaaaaaaattaaagctctatctcttatagtctctgagatctagctGTTCATACCCACGGACGGacaaacacacagacggacatttcaagatcgtctcggctgttgatgctgatcaagaatactactgtgggcaaaaagtaaggtgaattttcaatttaaacttcgCGGGCCTAACAATTCAcctatactttatggggtcggagatgcctccttctacctgttacatacatttcaaagTGTTACAAACATTTCGGtgcaaagttataatacccttttaccctatgggtagcgggtataaacattcATACCAAAAGTTCTCAGAAGAGTTTACTCTAAAACTGTGACAAGCCCATCTCCGATTTCTCGTGTTTCACGACACACCGAGATCTGAATATCATCAGCAAGGGAATTATATCCATTTCCACCCTTCGTGATGGCAATCTTTTAGTTTTGATAAAATCCAAGGATGTCGCCCAACGTTGCCTAAAAATTACGCATTTGACTGGCATTTGCGGTATAGAATGCAAATTTCATGACTCCCTTAGATTTGTGAAAGGTACTATATATGCTCCATATCTAATCAATATTCCTGAGGAAGAAATTGTCGAGCTTAAACCCCAGCATGTTCATTCAGTTTTTAAGTTCTCCAGAACAGTTGACGGCATCGTTAAGCCTACCTGAGAAATCGTGATTACATTTGATCTTTACAGTATACCTAGCAAACTGAACATTTGTTGGCAATCTGGTAAGGTGAGGGAATACACTCCAAACCCAATGCCTCTACGTCATCGTCAAAATTACCTCTCTCCGATATTGTCGAAGACAACCTATCAAAATGTCGTGCTCTTAGATTAGCAGCAAACGAATTTATAGATTCGTTACAAACTCATCATAATAACACGAACAATATTCTCAATTCACATGAACCTATTTCTCccataaataatacaactGAACTTTCGAACTCATTAATTTTTGATGAGACTTTGACTCGTAGTCAAGTCTCCCCATTGGTTTTTCCTTATCTTGCAAACATAAACATACCCCTTTTAATTTAGATGTCTATTAAAATCTTGCAATGGAATACAaatggtattttaaataattataatgaacTTACACTCTTGTTAATGGGCCAATCACCCGATGTTCTATGTTTGCAAGAAACTCACTTGCCTCATAATTCTAACAACTCCATCTGCCCTAGGGCATACACTGGTTACTTTTTCAACTTACCACAAAACACGTCGGCCAAGCAAGGCGTCGGTGTTCTCATTAAACGTCATATTCCACATACCCACACAACTCTTAACTCCCATATTCTCTGTTCAGCTTTATAGCCGAATATTGGTAATATCATTACTATTATCAACGCATACGAGTATATTCCTCCTTGCCAGTCTTTCTCAAGCAACGAAATTTCTGCTATCATTGACCAAATCAATGGGCCTCTGATGATAGTGGGAGACTTTAATGCATAGAGCCCCTTATGGGGTTCGTCTGCTTCCAGTCGCCGCGGAAAGAATATTGAGCGCGCCATTGCGgataaaaatttggttgtccTTAACAACGGTTCGGCAACCCATCTTTCAACTCACCATTCCTTCACCCATGTTGATGTTTCAATTATATGTATGTCCCCAAATTACTCACAGGTGTAGCTTGGTTATCCTAGATAATCTGCACGGCAGTGATCACTTCCCTATAACCATATTCCTTTCCGTCCAATTCTATCCCGACAACTCCCCCCATCTGCCCAAATATCAGACAGATTTTACAAACTGGACGATTATTGAAAACGAATCTGAAAAATTTGTGCGCAACTGGAAAACTGGGTGCTTGAATCACCAAGTAGCTCGGGTTACCAAATGTATTAGAGCTGCAGCCAATTGTAGTATCCCCCAAACTAAACCGAGTTCCTTGGTAGAATCATTCCCTCTAGCAGCTAAGAGACGAAAAGGAGCGCCTGTTTCACActttcaaaaatcaaatgtCATCCGCTTcgcttataaaatataaaaaagctCAGTTTAAAAAGGCTGTACTGTCGGCTAAGCGTCGATGTCTTTAAAATTTCACCTCACGTATGCATATCTCCGCTTTCCACCTCAAAGAAGGTTTGGTCTGATATAAAACGACTATCCGGCGCTCCGTCCATCCctataaaatgtattcaaacaGACTCAGGTCTTGTTACCTGACCCCACCAAATTGCCAAAGAGACCAGCATGTAGTACGTTTATCCGTCTGCGAATCGGTCACACTCAATGCACACACGGACACCTTTTAACCTGCACAACACAACCTCCATGCCCACTCTGTGGTGGCAGCCTAACTGTGGATCATATCCTCCATACCTGTTTCCGAGTTTGGTTCCCAGATACCTTTCCGCCTCCTACAAACCCCTTCAAAtgataatataatgaaaatgtgtaattttataatgaaaactaaatttaaggTATAATAAGTACAGATACTTTTTCGAGTCGAAGGCCCCAGCAGCCAGTAGTCTCTTCtctattaaatgtagtattaaatactagatttaatataataaaataaaaataaataatttgcctCGCATAAGTAGATTACTTTTAAATACAcccataaataaaaacaagtaagataGCTGCAGTCGATCGGCTGAGAAATACCCGTCATgcattttgcagtattttgaaaatatactagattaataatattattaatatcgatatacttttTTTCTCGAAATACTCCAGAttatcaaccaaagcaactaatatgaaattgttacataaataattgatcAAATTTCTCCCCCATACTTAGCTGACGAAATGAATGGCTctaaagaaaatagaaatactttcgagatatatgaaaatatgataaaataGTCGCAGAAAAAGGAGCTAACTTTacggaaacaaaaatatggttCCGAACTGAAGCTGACATCGGAAAAAGTCAAGGCCGAAAGTTTGTATAATCAAGCCGAAAGTGATCTGAAATTGGCGCAGAAAACTTGCCAAGCAAGAATTAGAAAACTTGATGCAGGAACACCGCAAAGAAGTCTGTGATCTGAAAGAGCAAAAGACCGTACTCGAAACGAAAAATGTTGGCTTGCAGAAGGAACTGGAGACCTTGAAGGCGACAATGAAAGAAAAGCCATGTGTAGAGAGAAAGAAGCTTGTCAATCGCAAGTACATACGCTTCTGAAGGACATACAGTCATATGAACTGCAGCAAGATAGAGAACAACGATCGGCGATACGCAGTGCAGAAAAACTAAAGAAGGAATTGCAAAAGCTGCAGACGCATAACGGaacgcattaaaaaaaaaattgaaattttgaggAACCAATTGAAAAACATGGAACAAAAGATGCACATAAAagctataaataatattaacatgcGTTCCCAAAAAATAATGGAGGAAAAAGAATTAACTTTGTTAAAAACCAAATTTgacgaagcaaaaaaaattttcgtttaaaataatctaataaataaataataataatattctatttaataaaattgccCACTTTTCCAAAATTATTCTAAGAAATTTCCttgattcaaataaaaaacaagtaagaaagttacagtcgagtgtgctcgactgtgagatacccgatacctatttttaataaaggcaaaatattgcgttattattttcaaaatataccgaaaatactaaaaatataccaaatggtatgtttggtatatcgatatagtacaccattcaaaatagacggcacaatgtaccagattgtcggccaaagcaactaagagccctagtaagtaagcgtttttgcccatacaaaagtatttctttaataacttccacaatttttatctgatcgcaaccagctactatagtaattatagtacataccaaaactttagctttaaaattacgcttgttattcgatttttttgatttgcgggggcggaagtgggcgtggcaaaaatttgattggAATGTTTGATCGCGAAAACCGAGGAACAGTTTCATTTCAAGATTTTGGAGCACTTTGGAAATATGTAACCGATTGGCAAAATTGTTTTCGGTCATTTGACAGAGACAATTCCGGAAATATTGATAAACATGAACTAAAGACTGCGCTTACATCATTTGGTTATCGTCTTTCCGACCACCTTGTTGAAGTTCTTTTACGTAAATTCGATCGATTTGGTCGTGGGACTATTCTTTTTGACGATTTTATTCAATGTTGCATTGTCCTCTAtgtaagtatatgtatatcttgGACATCTATGTAGATATGTATGCACTGTGCCAAACTTAATTACGAATTATTTTCTGCcactaatatatttataacatttttatacccgctacccatagggtaaaaaggtagatctcagagactttaaAAGATAGAgccataatttttttcgacagcatttgttatgtttgcacgcagatcaagtttgtttcaaatttttgccacgcccacttccgtcccccgtaaatcaaaaaatcgaataacaagcgtaattgtaaagctagaattggtatatacaataataagtatagtatttacgattcctgaaaatttggttgcgatcagataaaaaatgccgaagttattaaagaaatacttttgtatgggcaaaaacgcctacttactaggtaAGTAattctaatttgctttggccgacaatctggtatattgtgccgtctatggtatattttgaatgcggtactatatcgatataccaaatataccatttggtatatttttaggtgttttagtatatttggtatatattaataataataccccaaaatatatttttagtattttcggtatattttgaaaatgataccgcaattttttgcctttattaaaaatgggtagcgggtatctcacagtcgagcacactcgactgtaactttcttacttgttttttttgtagatgTGGAGCAAGCAGCTGAGCACGAGTAACTCCTTTAAATATCACATGCAATTGCATGGCGAGGATCGTTCCTATGTGTGCAACATTTGCGGGATTCATTCAAGACACGCAAAGCAAACGATGGCCATGCAACGCTTCACAATCCCAACAAATGTCGCACGTGCGGCAAAACGTATCGTCAGGCCTCTTCGCTGCGCTCCCATCTCTTGAGCCACACCGGTGTCAAGCCCTTCACCTGCGACATATGCGGAAAGGGTTTAACACAGAAGTCCGGCTACAAGAAGCACATGCTGACGCAGACGGGCGAAAAGCCGCACACCTGCGACAGCTGTGGACGCAGCTTCCGCTACTCCAGCAATTTGATTGCCCACAAACGTTCGCATTCCCGCAAAGTTTGTGCCGTTGATCAACAAAAGGAGCAGCTCGAATAATGCTATATGTacgactatatatatatagaagcCAATACGAAGCCAAAACACTTCCATCTTATGAAAACCTTATGTACAAGAATCAACAAACATCAATCGGCAAATTGCTGTTAAGTTTAGTTCTAAGTGATTAAGATTAGAATTCGGCTGGCAccgcatttttcattttggataTTCATGCCCTGCGGCAAACTTAATATTCACATAGAATAAGTAAAgtacattttgatattttttaaatgtggaAATTCGAAAGATTTGACAGCGAAAGTTTTCCTTGTAATTTCacttattattgttgaaattattttatctttGTGTGGGTGTGGACACCTGCTGATCACTGACATCGGGCATTGTGCTTCCGCTCATCACCGTGCGACGTCTAGCGACCGTCGTTAACCGTTccgattgctgttgctgcgacgGCGACAATTGCGATTGGGACTGTGCTGAGCATGGGTGCGCATGTGTGCCGCCAGGCTAGAGGTGGTCAGATAGAACCGTTCACAGATGTTACACTGATGTTGCGATTGGGACTGTGCTGAGCTATTGGTtgtgccgccgccgccgacgctgctgctgatggtggCAGGGACGGGCGCCTTCTTATTATGGACACGCATATGGATACTGAGGCCTTTCTTGGTTGGGAATGCCTTCATCCATTTGTCGCACTTGAAGGGCTTTTCGCCCGAATGACTGATTTTATGTTGTCGCACCGCATACGGCCGCTCCCCGGTGTgcgaatataaataaataaatataatcaaatattacaaattatttaaaatagcaaaaaatagcaaattttttttgtgaaatagccAACATAACAGGCTCCTGCAAAATTGAGTGGTTTCTAGTTTTAGGTCATGCAAAATAGCCAAATCTGACTAGAAAATAGccaagttggcaacactggtataataccagattgccatctaaagcaactaagacccttagtaagtgggtgtgtttgcccatacaaaagtatttctttaataacttcgacaattttcatctgatcgcaaccaaattttcaggaatcataactactatagttattattatatataccaaacttcgcaactctagctttaaaattaggcttgttattcgattcttttgatttgcggggggcggaagtgggcggggcaaaaatttgaaacaaacttgatctgcgtgcaaacataacaaatgctctatctcttatattctctgagatccagtgtttcatacggacggacggacagacacacaaacggacatggctatatcgtctcggctgttgacgctgatcaagaatactactgtgggcaaaaagtaaggtgaattttcaatttaaacttcgCGGGCCTAACAATTCAcctatactttatggggtcggagatgcctccttctacctgttacatacatttcaaagTGTTACAAACATTTCGGtgcaaagttataatacccttttaccctatgggtagcgggtataaacattcATACCAAAAGTTCTCAGAAGAGTTTACTCTAAAACTGTGACAAGCCCATCTCCGATTTCTCGTGTTTCACGACACACCGAGATCTGAATATCATCAGCAAGGGAATTATATCCATTTCCACCCTTCGTGATGGCAATCTTTTAGTTTTGATAAAATCCAAGGATGTCGCCCAACGTTGCCTAAAAATTACGCATTTGACTGGCATTTGCGGTATAGAATGCAAATTTCATGACTCCCTTAGATTTGTGAAAGGTACTATATATGCTCCATATCTAATCAATATTCCTGAGGAAGAAATTGTCGAGCTTAAACCCCAGCATGTTCATTCAGTTTTTAAGTTCTCCAGAACAGTTGACGGCATCGTTAAGCCTACCTGAGAAATCGTGATTACATTTGATCTTTACAGTATACCTAGCAAACTGAACATTTGTTGGCAATCTGGTAAGGTGAGGGAATACACTCCAAACCCAATGCCTCTACGTCATCGTCAAAATTACCTCTCTCCGATATTGTCGAAGACAACCTATCAAAACGTCGTGCTCTTAGATTAGCAGCAAACGAATTTATAGATTCGTTACAAACTCATCATAATAACACGAACAATATTCTCAATTCACATGAACCTATTTCTCccataaataatacaactGAACTTTCGAACTCATTAATTTTTGATGAGACTTTGACTCGTAGTCAAGTCTCCCCATTGGTTTTTCCTTATCTTGCAAACATAAACATACCCATTTTAATTTAGATATCTATTAAAATCTTGCAATGGAATATAAgtggtattttaaataattataatgaacTTACACTCTTGTTAATGGGCCAATCACCCGATGTTCTATGTTTGCAAGAAACTCACTTGCCTCATAATTCTAACAACTCCATCTGCCCTAGGGCATACACTGGTTACTTTTTCAACTTACCACAAAACACGTCGGCCAAGCAAGGCGTCGGTGTTCTCATTAAACGTCATATTCCACATACCCACACAACTCTTAACTCCCCTATTCTTTGTTCAGCTTTATAGCCGAATATTGGTAATATCATTACTATTATCAACGCATACGAGTATATTCCTCCTTGCCAGTCTTTCTCAAGCAACGAAATTTCTGCTATCATTGACCAAATCAATGGGCCTCTGATGATAGTGGGAGACTTTAATGCATAGAGCCCCTTATGGGGTTCGTCTGCTTCCAGTCGCCGCGGAAAGAATATTGAGCGCGCCATTGCGgataaaaatttggttgtccTTAACAACGGTTCGGCAACCCATCTTTCAACTCACCATTCCTTCACCCATGTTGATGTTTCAATTATATGTATGTCCCCAAATTACTCACAGGTGTAGCTTGGTTATCCTAGATAATCTGCACGGCAGTGATCACTTCCCTATAACCATATTTCTTTCCGTCCAATTCTATCCCGACAACACCCCCCATCTGCCCAAGTATCagacaaattttataaactgGACGATTATTGAAAACGAATCTGAAAAACTTGTGCGCAACTGGAAAACTGGGTGCTTGAATCACCAAGTAGCTCGGGTTACCAAATGTATTAGAGCTGCAGCCAATTGTAGTATCCCCCAAACTAAACCGAGTTCTTTGGTAGAATCATTCCCTCTAGCAGCTAAGAGACGAAAAGCAGCGCCTGTTTCACACTTTCAAATCAAATGTcgcttacaaaatataaaaaagctCAGTTTAAAAAGGCTGTACTGTCGGCTAAGCGCCGATGTCTTTAAAATTTCACCTCACGTATGCATATCTCCGCTTTCCACCTTAAAGAAGGTTTCGTCTGATATAAAACGGCTATCCGGCGCTCCTTCCATCCctataaaatgtattcaaacaGACTCAGGTCTTGTTACCTGTCCCCACCAAATTGCCAAAGAGACCAGCATGTAGTACGTTTATCCGTCTGCGAATCGGTCACACTCAATGCACACACGGACACCTTTTAACCTGCACAACACAACCTCCATGCCCACTCTGTGGTGGCAGCCTAACTGTGGATCATATCCTCCATACCTGTTTCCGAGTTTGGTTCCCAGATACCTTTCCGCCTCCTACAAACCCCTTCAAAtgataatataatgaaaatgtgtaattttataatgaaaactaaatttaaggTATAATAAGTACAGATACTTTTTCGAGTCGAAGGCCCCAGCAGCCAGTAGTCTCTTCtctattaaatgtagtattaaatactagatttaatataataaaataaaaataaataatttgcctCGCATAAGTAGATTACTTTTAAATACAcccataaataaaaacaagtaagataGCTGCAGTCGATCGGCTGAGAAATACCCGTCATgcattttgcagtattttgatactagattaataatattattaatatcgatatacttttTTTCTCGAAATACTCCAGAttatcaaccaaagcaactaatatgaaattgttacataaataattgatcAAATTTCTCCCCCATACTTAGCTGACGAAATGAATGGCTctaaagaaaatagaaatactttcgagatatatgaaaatatgataaaataGTCGCAGAAAAAGGAGCTAACTTTacggaaacaaaaatatggttCCGAACTGAAGCTGACATCGGAAAAAGTCAAGGCCGAAAGTTTGTATAATCAAGCCGAAAGTGATCTGAAATTGGCgtagaaaaatgaaaaacttgcCAAGCAAGAATTAGAAAACTTGATGCAGGAACACCGCAAAGAAGTCTGTGATCTGAAAGAGCAAAAGACCGTACTCGAAACGAAAAATGTTGGCTTGCAGAAGGAACTGGAGACCTTGAAGGCGACAATGAAAGAAAAGCCATGTGTAGAGAGAAAGAAGCTTGTCAATCGCAAGTACATACGCTTCTGAAGGACATACAGTCATATGAACTGCAGCAAGATAGAGAACAACGATCGGCGATACGCAGTGCAGAAAAACTAAAGAAGGAATTGCAAAAGCTGCAGACGCATAACGGaacgcattaaaaaaaaaaattgaaattttgaggAACCAATTGAAAAACATGGAACAAAAGATGCACATAAAagctataaataatattaacatgcGTTCCCAAAAAATAATGGAGGAAAAAGAATTAACTTTGTTAAAAACCAAATTTGACGAAGCAAAAAAATTTTCGTTTAaaataatctaataaataaataataataatattctatttaataaaattgcgttaaatttatttaattaatatatttttggcagattcgcattttaaatttgatttggttctctggaaaatgaaatcaaaaattatgttttatgaCTCCATACCTTGATGcccagttaataatttattcttaaCAAAGTTATgattaaatgtgaaattaagaATAAGTTAAAGATATACAACtccaaatttaaatcaaaattcataaaatttgtatgtttcCAAATTATCTACTGTGGTATGCACATATATCGAAGTTACACTGTAACCAGAGTAACACTAAATACTTAAACAGCAACTCTCTGTTGTTACACGGAACACATAAAAACAATGCATTGACACtttaatgtaaacaaaacaacaaatgtccAGCGCAGTTGAAGTGCACTGCAATATGATGTCACTTGAACTGCAGCCGGCACATCAAAAACCGCGTCAGCATAAACGCCGGCCACTGACCGATGTCTGTCAGCGGGTGTACATAACACATACTCCtctatatattacatatatataattatatattatataacacTTATGTATAATAAGCAGTGCTGCCGCCACTTCTTCAACGAAACAGCGACTTAGCAGCGTCTCAACAAGTTTACTTAACATTAAGAAGCAATGTAAGAAATCAATCGGAAATGAAGCGAACCTTCGCTCGTggtttaaaacaaacaaaacatccCACGTTCAGTTATTCTAACATACACAGGGTtgccaatgcaaatttataaatttcccCAAAAATCGGGATAAAATTCCCCAATTTGGGGACAAAAATTAGCTGATTCCGCACAAATTCCCCACGTaggtttttttaaatgaaacaataaaaagctgAGTATAACtcattagtatttttaattaattaaaataaaaactcaaatagtttacatttatattgttttccatatttttgtgGATAGCATTTTGCTCGACGGGTTGAACTTGACGCTGCCGCCTAGTTTTTTAATGCCTTCTCTCGCAGCCATAAATGATACAACAGTATCTGTATTCAGACGATTACGGTTTTCCGTTTTCATATTCTTCAGAACACTAAATTTGCGCTCGACCGATGCATTTGAAAACGGCAGTATCAGCAACGACgaaataacaattttcatatttggaAACAAGTATTCTTTACTTTACCCCAGTAACATTCAGCATCAATGTTATTTTGAAGTTCAAGCCCATGCTCACAAAAATCCAGCATTGCGTGAGCTCGCCATTCATCATCTAATTTTTGTGCtgtcacaaatttataaaggACAGGAAATCGCTTCAGCACAGGCACCAGtgatttaatttcaaactGTTGAGCTGTTGTCGGATTTACAACGgatataatagaaaataaaggATCTCCGAAATCAAATCGCTTGGTAATGTCCGACGTCA
It encodes:
- the LOC117577253 gene encoding zinc finger protein 724-like; translation: MQEHRKEVCDLKEQKTVLETKNVGLQKELETLKATMKEKPCTRKANDGHATLHNPNKCRTCGKTYRQASSLRSHLLSHTGVKPFTCDICGKGLTQKSGYKKHMLTQTGEKPHTCDSCGRSFRYSSNLIAHKRSHSRKVCAVDQQKEQLE